One Bdellovibrionota bacterium DNA window includes the following coding sequences:
- a CDS encoding DUF3488 and transglutaminase-like domain-containing protein — MKFSSQKYLSFSLILLLAMIAFDSPIWISLFSGLLIGYKILSETKNFPIISRRITTALSILLLALIYAQFRTFLGQEASTTLIMGLTALKIVDYENQRDHKYLVILGFMLLAMKPLFSLDLYWTPFLFIGFFGLWLSMLSPSQKKPFQFISRIFVLSIPMTVVLFFLFPRVILPWAKKNSRPQSKTGFSEQLSPGTTSELVQTNVLVFRTKFFNFTPRPNQLYWRGAVLNKSEGLSWKIEGDRNSSNNKNIISSENTRRIKYDVYLEPGNQTYIFALETPNSINGETFFVRSLEGSIFRSNLSLEKTFLYRGISTFGAFDTTRPGAQDLQVPELSSKVQSFVDQNKSKLESDRIKALNNFFVSSKFKYTLNPGVYGENELEEFLFDRKEGFCEHFAGGYATLARAMGIPARVIVGFQGGAWNSFGDFWRISTKDAHAWVEVYLENRWQRIDPTALVTPMRIELGAEQFFEDALASRTDTQKNFQKMYESVLAWVENINYTWMAFLIDFDKEYQKDLIQSIRQNLGWILLGFISLLISVKIISQWLLNKYENTNEYQVLLREIFTFGNKKGLPRSKDESPEKYLERLSGKFQTLRPFSKEFVKSYESNFYENKTTGFSKDLKKSWKKAKSQITS; from the coding sequence ATGAAGTTCTCCTCTCAAAAGTATTTATCGTTTTCACTTATACTGCTCCTGGCAATGATCGCTTTTGATTCACCCATATGGATATCGCTTTTTTCTGGCCTACTTATTGGCTATAAAATTTTATCTGAAACTAAAAACTTCCCTATAATTTCAAGAAGAATCACTACGGCTTTAAGTATTTTACTCTTGGCTTTGATCTACGCACAGTTTCGAACTTTTTTAGGACAAGAAGCTTCTACGACACTGATTATGGGATTAACAGCACTCAAGATTGTTGATTATGAAAATCAAAGAGACCATAAATATCTAGTGATTCTAGGCTTCATGCTTTTAGCAATGAAACCTCTTTTCAGTTTAGATTTGTATTGGACACCCTTTTTATTCATAGGATTCTTTGGGCTTTGGTTATCTATGCTAAGTCCTAGCCAAAAAAAGCCTTTCCAATTCATATCGAGAATTTTTGTCCTATCTATTCCAATGACCGTAGTCCTTTTCTTTTTATTTCCAAGAGTAATTCTGCCTTGGGCCAAGAAAAATTCTCGTCCTCAAAGTAAAACTGGATTTTCAGAGCAACTTTCTCCTGGCACAACATCAGAGCTTGTTCAGACTAATGTTTTAGTCTTTAGAACAAAGTTTTTTAATTTTACGCCAAGACCTAATCAACTTTATTGGAGAGGCGCTGTACTCAATAAGTCTGAAGGACTCAGTTGGAAAATTGAAGGGGATAGAAATTCTTCTAATAATAAAAATATTATTTCCAGCGAAAATACTAGAAGAATAAAATATGACGTCTACTTAGAACCAGGGAATCAAACTTATATATTTGCTTTAGAAACTCCTAATTCAATAAATGGAGAAACTTTTTTTGTAAGGTCATTAGAAGGATCTATTTTTAGATCCAATCTTTCTTTAGAAAAAACTTTTCTCTATCGAGGAATTTCAACTTTTGGGGCATTTGACACGACAAGGCCTGGCGCACAGGACCTGCAAGTCCCGGAACTTTCATCAAAAGTTCAAAGCTTCGTGGATCAAAATAAATCTAAACTTGAATCTGATAGAATCAAAGCTCTCAATAATTTCTTTGTCTCTTCTAAATTCAAATATACATTGAACCCTGGAGTTTATGGCGAAAATGAATTGGAAGAATTTCTCTTTGATCGCAAGGAAGGTTTCTGCGAACACTTTGCAGGTGGTTATGCAACGCTTGCTCGTGCGATGGGAATCCCGGCTCGCGTGATCGTGGGCTTTCAAGGCGGTGCATGGAATAGCTTCGGTGACTTCTGGAGAATCTCTACAAAAGATGCTCATGCTTGGGTAGAAGTTTATCTAGAGAACCGCTGGCAAAGAATTGACCCGACAGCACTAGTTACGCCCATGAGGATTGAACTGGGTGCAGAACAATTCTTTGAGGATGCTCTTGCTTCAAGAACTGATACTCAAAAAAACTTTCAAAAGATGTATGAGAGCGTTCTCGCGTGGGTCGAAAACATCAATTATACTTGGATGGCTTTCCTAATCGATTTTGATAAAGAATATCAAAAAGACCTTATTCAAAGTATTAGACAGAATCTAGGATGGATATTGCTGGGATTTATTTCTCTTCTAATTTCAGTAAAAATTATTTCTCAGTGGCTATTAAATAAATATGAAAATACAAATGAATATCAGGTTTTACTTCGAGAAATATTTACCTTTGGAAATAAAAAAGGATTACCTAGGTCTAAAGATGAATCTCCCGAAAAATATTTAGAAAGACTCTCTGGAAAATTTCAGACACTTAGACCATTTTCAAAAGAATTTGTAAAAAGCTATGAGTCGAATTTTTATGAAAATAAAACTACAGGATTTAGTAAGGATTTAAAGAAATCTTGGAAAAAAGCGAAATCACAAATCACTTCTTAA
- a CDS encoding DUF58 domain-containing protein codes for MAENLVENGLKNYLEKLQSQSKLFQNKKKKPYIIPTGFGIAFGLIVLMLLMFALGYANNLLGIFVFLLISFAVTSMYIANRNMQFTFITDVTVQHVFAEQENKIGVTLNNKSDISRYDFEITYQNDPKKEKTIVPEIEALRDSITQVSFTPLKRGYQNLPRFLIESHYPFQMLRTWRYFRSNEQILVYPALKGSHEFPVREKSSNALGEQGLFRDHKVYSPGDPIRRINWLQSSKHQEVLIKNYESNQDHSYDFFWEQTATLNNFEDRVSQLAVWVHNCETNGHQYALHLNNKKIDSGKGLIHYRDCMKLLALLNEEEV; via the coding sequence ATGGCCGAAAATCTGGTCGAGAATGGGCTAAAGAACTACTTAGAGAAACTTCAGTCCCAATCTAAGCTATTCCAAAATAAAAAGAAGAAGCCTTATATTATTCCTACAGGTTTTGGAATAGCCTTTGGCTTGATCGTTTTGATGCTTCTTATGTTTGCCTTGGGTTATGCCAATAACCTTTTGGGAATCTTTGTTTTTTTACTTATCTCTTTTGCTGTCACCTCTATGTACATCGCTAATCGCAATATGCAGTTCACTTTTATAACTGATGTAACTGTTCAGCATGTATTTGCAGAACAAGAAAACAAGATTGGTGTTACGCTCAATAACAAATCTGATATTTCAAGATATGATTTCGAAATAACATATCAAAATGATCCAAAAAAAGAAAAAACCATTGTCCCAGAAATCGAGGCCCTTAGAGACAGCATCACTCAAGTTTCATTCACACCTTTGAAGCGTGGTTATCAAAATCTTCCACGCTTTTTAATCGAAAGCCACTACCCTTTTCAAATGTTAAGAACTTGGAGATACTTTAGAAGTAATGAACAAATTTTAGTTTACCCTGCTCTCAAAGGATCCCACGAATTCCCTGTGCGTGAAAAAAGTTCGAATGCACTAGGAGAGCAAGGTCTTTTCAGAGATCACAAAGTTTATTCTCCTGGGGATCCAATACGCAGAATAAATTGGCTTCAATCGAGCAAGCACCAAGAAGTTTTAATTAAAAACTATGAAAGTAACCAAGATCATTCTTATGATTTTTTTTGGGAACAGACAGCGACACTTAATAATTTTGAGGATCGAGTTTCACAGCTGGCTGTTTGGGTACATAATTGCGAAACGAATGGACATCAATACGCTCTCCATCTCAATAATAAAAAAATTGATTCGGGAAAAGGACTTATTCATTATAGAGATTGCATGAAGCTCCTCGCCCTTTTGAATGAGGAAGAGGTATGA
- a CDS encoding AAA family ATPase, translated as MQPVFEKLINETSNIVLDKSQEIKLAVTCLLSGGHLLIEDVPGVGKTTLVQTLAKLSGLETKRIQFTVDLLPADILGGQVYNSRDHKFEFHQGPLFTQMVLADELNRASPRTQGALLQAMEENQISLDGKNWPLPEPFFVIATQNPHQQMGTFPLPESQLDRFLMSLELNYASKKTEIELFRSKDSRDKITTLNSILSSAQFVQFKKQVSDVTVSEIIAIYVSDLLDKSRGLKNGSVPLSTRAGIALIKAGKAWAFIEGRNYLKPEDIQAVAISVLSHRLGGNHGRKSGREWAKELLRETSVPI; from the coding sequence ATGCAACCTGTATTTGAAAAACTCATCAATGAAACATCTAATATCGTTCTCGATAAGTCCCAAGAAATTAAACTGGCAGTAACCTGTTTGCTCTCTGGAGGACATCTCTTGATTGAGGATGTTCCTGGTGTTGGTAAAACTACGCTTGTACAAACTCTTGCAAAGCTCTCTGGTCTTGAAACCAAGAGAATTCAATTCACTGTCGATCTTCTGCCTGCCGATATCTTGGGTGGTCAGGTTTACAATTCTCGTGATCATAAATTTGAATTTCACCAAGGACCACTTTTTACTCAGATGGTTTTAGCTGATGAATTGAATAGAGCTAGTCCTAGAACGCAAGGAGCTCTGCTTCAAGCCATGGAAGAAAATCAAATCTCTTTAGATGGAAAGAACTGGCCTCTACCGGAACCATTCTTTGTTATTGCAACTCAAAATCCTCATCAGCAGATGGGAACTTTTCCTTTGCCAGAAAGTCAGCTGGATCGGTTTCTTATGAGTTTAGAATTGAATTATGCTTCCAAAAAAACCGAAATCGAACTTTTCAGATCTAAGGATTCTAGAGATAAAATCACAACTTTGAATTCGATTCTATCCAGTGCTCAGTTTGTGCAATTTAAAAAACAAGTTTCTGACGTTACTGTTTCAGAAATCATTGCTATTTATGTGAGTGATCTACTCGATAAGTCTAGAGGTCTCAAAAACGGCTCGGTTCCTCTCTCTACAAGAGCTGGAATTGCCCTCATCAAGGCCGGCAAAGCCTGGGCGTTCATTGAAGGTAGAAATTATTTAAAACCCGAGGATATTCAGGCTGTGGCGATCTCAGTTTTAAGTCACCGCTTGGGAGGAAATCATGGCCGAAAATCTGGTCGAGAATGGGCTAAAGAACTACTTAGAGAAACTTCAGTCCCAATCTAA
- a CDS encoding DUF1993 domain-containing protein, whose product MNIGITEVTTQQFIWGLEQLKNILSKAQGFAETKKIDMSVLFNTRLIADQFPLSRQIQITCDTAKMFVGRLTNLEVPSFKDEETTLEEFMKRIDNTIAVLEKVKPEHFSGYESKKITSSFKPGMVMDGKTYLIQHAIPNFNFHFTTAYSILRSNGVDIGKNDYLGPIWKQG is encoded by the coding sequence ATGAACATCGGCATTACAGAAGTTACCACTCAACAATTTATCTGGGGACTAGAACAACTTAAAAATATTTTATCAAAAGCCCAAGGCTTTGCTGAAACTAAAAAAATAGATATGTCAGTTCTATTCAACACTAGGCTCATTGCGGACCAATTTCCACTTTCGCGTCAAATTCAAATCACTTGTGATACGGCAAAAATGTTTGTCGGCCGACTCACAAACTTGGAAGTTCCAAGCTTCAAAGACGAGGAAACAACTCTTGAAGAATTTATGAAAAGAATCGACAACACTATTGCGGTTCTAGAAAAAGTAAAACCCGAGCACTTCTCTGGGTATGAATCTAAGAAGATCACTTCCTCTTTCAAACCCGGAATGGTTATGGATGGAAAGACTTACTTGATCCAACATGCAATCCCGAACTTCAATTTTCATTTTACAACTGCTTATTCGATTTTAAGATCTAATGGCGTTGATATTGGGAAGAACGACTACCTTGGACCCATCTGGAAACAAGGCTAA
- a CDS encoding tRNA-uridine aminocarboxypropyltransferase — protein sequence MSSDLTLDRQRKTKNPCLECYLHKEICMCDLIPTIEIKTRIALVVHAKELKRPTNTGRLAIKALSNSVMRIRGLDKKTLDLSDLLNNNYRSLVFYPCEGSVELTKELANESDKPIQLIVPDGNWRQASKVHHRHKELAALPRVMISTPNTNKFFMRKENTPEGMATLQAIAHALKIIEGDAVYEALINVYNEKLKRTLQARGLWKE from the coding sequence ATGTCGTCTGATTTAACTTTAGATAGACAAAGAAAAACTAAAAATCCCTGCTTGGAATGTTACCTTCACAAAGAAATTTGTATGTGTGACCTTATTCCTACGATTGAAATTAAAACTAGAATCGCCCTCGTCGTTCATGCCAAAGAACTGAAGCGACCAACAAACACAGGTAGACTTGCTATCAAAGCACTTTCGAATAGCGTAATGAGAATTCGAGGTTTGGATAAAAAAACCTTAGATCTTTCCGATCTTCTGAATAATAACTACCGGAGCTTGGTTTTTTATCCTTGCGAAGGCTCCGTGGAATTGACTAAGGAATTGGCCAATGAAAGCGACAAACCTATTCAATTGATTGTACCGGATGGAAATTGGCGCCAAGCCAGCAAGGTTCATCATCGCCACAAAGAACTAGCAGCGCTACCTCGAGTTATGATATCTACGCCAAATACCAATAAGTTTTTTATGCGCAAAGAAAATACTCCCGAAGGCATGGCCACATTGCAAGCTATTGCTCACGCGCTCAAAATAATTGAAGGCGATGCGGTGTATGAAGCTCTCATTAACGTATATAACGAAAAATTAAAAAGAACGCTTCAAGCCAGAGGTCTCTGGAAGGAATAA
- a CDS encoding pseudouridine synthase, with protein sequence MNKPAGILVHRTKMNFGETESVVNSLRDQLGAQVFPVHRLDKPTSGTLVFALSSDIARIMQTEFVERRVHKKYLAIVRGYVKEDITIDYPLKEELDRIADKKARQDKPAQEAITKIKVLAQIELPFEVDKYPTSRYSLVLAMPVTGRKHQIRRHLRHINHPIIGDTTHGAAKHNKFFENEFKIKRLLLACTELSFIHPKTNMQMNIKATLPDDFKNLMIKLNWNDHVV encoded by the coding sequence GTGAATAAGCCAGCAGGAATTTTGGTTCATCGCACAAAAATGAATTTTGGTGAGACCGAATCTGTTGTAAATTCTTTAAGGGATCAGCTGGGAGCTCAAGTATTTCCCGTTCATCGTCTCGATAAACCCACCTCTGGAACGCTAGTATTTGCACTTTCCTCAGACATCGCAAGAATTATGCAAACCGAGTTCGTAGAACGCCGAGTTCACAAAAAATACCTCGCCATTGTTCGGGGTTACGTCAAAGAAGACATCACTATCGATTATCCTCTAAAAGAAGAACTCGATAGAATTGCGGATAAAAAAGCCAGACAAGATAAACCTGCACAAGAAGCGATCACAAAAATAAAAGTTCTTGCCCAAATCGAACTACCTTTTGAAGTTGATAAATATCCAACGAGTAGATACTCCCTTGTGTTGGCTATGCCGGTCACGGGCAGAAAGCATCAAATCAGACGCCACTTAAGACACATCAATCATCCCATTATTGGCGACACAACTCATGGAGCGGCTAAACACAATAAATTTTTTGAAAATGAATTTAAAATCAAAAGATTGTTATTGGCGTGTACCGAACTTTCATTTATACATCCAAAAACAAACATGCAAATGAATATCAAAGCCACGCTGCCTGATGACTTTAAAAATCTTATGATAAAATTAAATTGGAATGATCATGTCGTCTGA
- a CDS encoding ATP-binding protein, giving the protein MKLDENTKRRILELWEKKVRVKCPEIRGQPRIELLDHLPQFIDRLFAALRKEEHHTEMKRTEHVSKIHGNLRSKIEDYSLAEVLREYSILRLAVIEILSEDHILSAEEQNIIHILIDEAEVVAGTEFSESRILIAECLNEELKRSNAELERFAAIAAHDLRSPIATIIGFIDIIQDGYPNPSDQTLKSFKAIQSSGERMLLLIERLLAYAQLGHETALIKDVNLNEAVYEVETSLAEDINKGEAKLIYDNLPTIQADPMLVHQLLQNLIGNSLKFKSKNPSVIKIEVESEDEDKWTISVQDNGIGFDDNHSKSIFEPFKRLNSTKEYQGSGLGLATVKRVVSLLGGEIWCESKIGEGAKFIFTILKKTK; this is encoded by the coding sequence ATGAAATTGGATGAAAATACTAAGAGACGTATATTGGAGTTATGGGAAAAGAAAGTCCGTGTAAAGTGCCCTGAAATCAGGGGCCAGCCTCGGATTGAACTCTTAGATCATTTGCCACAGTTTATAGACCGATTGTTTGCTGCTCTCCGAAAAGAAGAGCATCACACAGAAATGAAAAGAACCGAGCATGTGAGTAAAATTCATGGAAATCTAAGATCAAAGATTGAAGATTATTCTTTAGCAGAAGTATTGCGCGAGTATTCGATACTTCGTTTAGCAGTAATAGAAATTTTAAGTGAGGACCATATTCTTTCCGCTGAAGAACAAAATATTATTCATATTTTGATTGATGAAGCAGAGGTTGTTGCTGGTACAGAGTTTTCCGAGAGTCGCATACTCATTGCAGAGTGTTTAAATGAAGAATTAAAACGCAGCAACGCCGAACTGGAAAGATTTGCGGCGATTGCAGCCCATGATCTGAGATCACCTATTGCAACCATCATTGGATTTATAGATATCATCCAAGACGGTTATCCTAATCCTAGTGATCAAACTCTAAAAAGCTTTAAAGCTATTCAGTCTTCAGGTGAGCGCATGCTGCTTTTGATTGAAAGGCTTCTGGCCTACGCACAGTTGGGGCATGAGACTGCACTCATCAAAGATGTAAATCTCAATGAAGCTGTTTATGAGGTTGAGACCAGTTTAGCTGAAGATATAAATAAAGGGGAGGCAAAACTCATTTATGATAACCTTCCAACGATTCAAGCAGACCCAATGCTAGTTCATCAATTACTACAAAATTTAATTGGTAATAGCTTAAAATTTAAAAGTAAAAATCCATCGGTAATTAAAATTGAAGTTGAGAGCGAAGATGAAGATAAATGGACTATCAGTGTGCAGGACAATGGAATTGGCTTTGATGATAATCACAGCAAATCTATTTTTGAACCTTTCAAACGTCTTAACAGCACAAAAGAATATCAAGGCAGCGGGTTAGGGCTTGCCACAGTGAAGCGTGTGGTCAGTCTTCTGGGTGGAGAAATTTGGTGTGAAAGTAAAATTGGCGAAGGTGCAAAATTTATATTTACAATTCTAAAAAAAACTAAGTGA
- a CDS encoding ABC-F family ATP-binding cassette domain-containing protein, with protein sequence MSQNLLQLNGGNKAFGMQVLFDQATFALNEGEHVGVIGPNGAGKTTLFKILIGEEDLDEGQIVKSRSLSLGYLSQHDHWHADETGNSYLERISKLPLWQVKTMGRELKVTEDIFEKKIMSLSGGYRMRIKLLGLLGQDPNLLLLDEPTNYLDLETTLLLEVFLQSYEGAFLLISHDREFLRRTTDHILEVEAGEIVKYNGNIDDYFDQKELLRTQLEAKARSQADKRKVVLDFVARFGASANKAKQAQSRLKSLDRMENIAIKDLPVGASIQIPEPPHVGKSIIKLEKASFGYSEKKVISDISLEIKRGDHVAVVGLNGAGKSTLLKGIVGTLKPLDGTRELGYEVKIGIFNQHVIEVLNPNHTVMESLEDAAHNDVKRQEVLNMAGSLLFSGDRIHKKVQMLSGGEKSRVALGRLLLEKVPCLLLDEPTNHLDFQTVEALTQALIKYTGTFVVVSHDRGFIKRVGNKILEVSSGGVLLYPGTYDEYVWSLQKRLATEEDVVEKVAVKIVETKKTTDKRERDKKLRTLSRKIEQCEETIAKLEKQNSEINEKIVAGDASRELGQEMANNFIKIQELESEWLNMEEEKKSLTEDL encoded by the coding sequence ATGTCTCAAAATCTACTCCAATTGAATGGCGGCAATAAGGCCTTCGGTATGCAAGTGCTGTTTGATCAGGCAACATTTGCGCTTAACGAAGGTGAGCATGTGGGTGTGATCGGTCCCAATGGTGCGGGCAAAACCACGCTTTTTAAAATTCTCATCGGCGAAGAAGATCTCGATGAAGGACAAATCGTCAAATCCAGATCTCTTTCCTTAGGCTATTTGTCTCAACACGATCATTGGCACGCTGATGAAACTGGAAACAGCTACTTGGAACGCATATCTAAGCTCCCACTTTGGCAAGTCAAGACCATGGGAAGAGAACTTAAAGTCACGGAAGATATTTTCGAAAAGAAGATCATGAGTTTGAGTGGTGGATATAGAATGCGGATTAAGCTGTTGGGATTGTTGGGGCAAGATCCAAATCTTTTACTGCTCGATGAACCCACAAACTATTTGGATTTAGAAACCACGCTATTGTTGGAAGTTTTTTTGCAAAGCTACGAGGGTGCGTTTTTACTTATTTCTCATGACCGTGAATTTTTAAGAAGAACCACGGATCATATTTTAGAAGTCGAGGCCGGCGAGATCGTAAAGTACAATGGAAACATTGATGATTACTTTGATCAAAAAGAACTCTTAAGAACACAACTTGAGGCTAAAGCGCGCAGCCAAGCCGACAAAAGAAAAGTGGTTTTGGATTTCGTAGCGAGATTTGGAGCTTCGGCGAACAAAGCCAAGCAGGCGCAAAGTAGACTGAAATCCTTGGACCGCATGGAAAACATTGCGATCAAAGATCTTCCTGTGGGTGCCAGCATTCAAATCCCAGAGCCTCCACATGTTGGCAAATCCATTATCAAGCTCGAGAAAGCATCTTTTGGCTATTCAGAGAAAAAAGTCATCAGCGATATTTCACTAGAGATAAAAAGAGGCGATCACGTGGCCGTGGTGGGATTGAACGGCGCAGGTAAATCCACGCTACTCAAAGGTATCGTCGGTACGCTAAAGCCTCTGGATGGAACAAGAGAATTGGGTTATGAAGTGAAAATAGGAATTTTTAACCAGCACGTGATTGAAGTGCTAAATCCAAATCACACGGTGATGGAATCGCTAGAAGATGCCGCCCATAATGATGTGAAACGCCAAGAAGTTTTGAATATGGCAGGATCTTTACTTTTCTCAGGTGATCGCATTCACAAAAAAGTGCAAATGCTTTCGGGCGGCGAAAAATCTAGAGTTGCCCTGGGAAGATTATTACTCGAAAAAGTTCCCTGCTTACTTCTAGATGAACCAACGAACCATTTGGATTTTCAAACTGTAGAGGCACTCACTCAAGCGCTGATCAAGTACACAGGTACATTTGTCGTCGTAAGCCATGATAGAGGTTTTATTAAAAGAGTAGGGAATAAGATTCTGGAAGTTTCTTCCGGCGGAGTATTGCTTTATCCAGGGACCTACGATGAGTATGTTTGGAGTTTGCAGAAGAGACTTGCGACAGAAGAAGACGTGGTTGAAAAAGTTGCGGTCAAGATTGTCGAAACTAAAAAAACTACAGACAAAAGAGAGCGTGACAAAAAACTAAGAACTTTAAGTCGTAAAATTGAACAGTGCGAAGAGACAATTGCAAAATTAGAAAAACAAAACTCCGAGATCAACGAAAAAATCGTTGCCGGAGATGCCTCTCGAGAGTTGGGACAGGAAATGGCCAATAACTTTATTAAAATTCAAGAACTAGAATCGGAATGGTTAAATATGGAAGAAGAGAAGAAATCTCTAACCGAAGATTTATAG
- a CDS encoding ribonuclease H — translation MLKNKKAIEIYTDGSEKGSYGSWAFVMVQNGKVLTEGFGREKKTTSYRMEFQAAIEALKILPQSSKVTLYTDCRILVDTMTLWSKGWKANGWIKAKGQKIPNVDIIIALDYLSQNHKITWKWVKAHSGKTHNERADELCLNAREQL, via the coding sequence ATGCTAAAAAATAAAAAAGCCATCGAAATCTACACAGACGGAAGCGAGAAAGGGTCTTACGGATCTTGGGCTTTCGTGATGGTTCAAAACGGCAAAGTTCTTACGGAAGGATTTGGTCGCGAAAAGAAAACCACCAGTTACCGCATGGAATTTCAAGCCGCCATTGAAGCACTTAAAATTTTACCTCAGAGCTCTAAGGTTACTCTCTATACTGATTGTCGAATTCTTGTGGATACAATGACGCTTTGGAGTAAAGGCTGGAAGGCTAATGGTTGGATAAAGGCCAAAGGTCAAAAAATTCCTAACGTGGATATCATCATCGCTTTAGATTATCTCAGTCAAAATCACAAGATCACTTGGAAATGGGTAAAAGCTCACTCTGGAAAAACTCACAACGAGCGCGCCGATGAACTTTGTTTGAACGCTCGCGAACAGCTATAA
- a CDS encoding endonuclease/exonuclease/phosphatase family protein: MKFIIGAIALLVSVSSMATVSGSKTITIMAYNVENLFDTTHDAGTIDWTYLPIATKKASKEAQKYCKSMSEGFYKEECLNLDWSEKAYADHLRNSGRVIKESNPDIVVLEEIESLKVVNELVDRALGGAYKHRALIEGDDSRGIDVGVISKYPIVSSKRHSTFVNGKKLNTRGILEVTINVNGKKITVFGNHWPSQANPAEERVASAEQLLELAQGQKSDLVMAVGDFNTIDTDRPHPFKVLANDFHDAEQEARDLGVKLMPGTHNHKGEWSSLDRIFVFKNAKIQPDWSSFKIVAHQWMLDDAKKVPKRFDAKTGEGFSDHLPVTVQVSLD, encoded by the coding sequence ATGAAGTTTATCATCGGAGCAATTGCTCTATTAGTGTCTGTGTCGTCAATGGCGACAGTATCTGGGTCAAAAACAATTACAATCATGGCTTATAACGTGGAGAATTTATTCGATACCACCCATGATGCTGGAACAATCGATTGGACTTACCTTCCAATCGCAACAAAGAAGGCATCAAAAGAAGCTCAGAAATATTGTAAATCAATGAGTGAAGGCTTCTATAAAGAAGAGTGCTTGAACTTAGACTGGAGTGAGAAAGCCTACGCTGATCACCTTCGTAATTCAGGACGCGTCATTAAAGAATCAAACCCTGACATCGTAGTTTTAGAAGAAATTGAAAGCTTAAAAGTTGTCAACGAGCTTGTAGACAGAGCTCTCGGTGGAGCCTACAAGCACCGCGCTCTTATTGAAGGGGACGATTCTAGAGGAATCGATGTGGGTGTGATTTCAAAATACCCTATCGTATCTTCTAAGCGTCACAGTACGTTTGTGAATGGTAAAAAATTAAATACTAGAGGAATTCTAGAAGTCACAATCAACGTGAATGGAAAAAAGATTACGGTGTTCGGCAACCATTGGCCTAGCCAAGCCAATCCCGCAGAAGAGCGCGTAGCAAGTGCGGAACAATTGTTAGAGCTTGCTCAAGGCCAAAAATCCGATCTTGTGATGGCGGTGGGAGATTTCAACACTATTGATACAGATCGTCCGCATCCCTTTAAAGTTTTAGCCAATGACTTCCACGATGCAGAACAAGAAGCTCGTGACCTGGGTGTAAAATTAATGCCCGGAACCCACAACCATAAAGGTGAGTGGTCATCTCTGGATAGAATTTTTGTTTTCAAAAATGCAAAAATTCAGCCAGATTGGAGTTCTTTTAAAATTGTAGCTCATCAATGGATGTTGGATGACGCAAAGAAAGTTCCAAAACGCTTTGATGCAAAAACGGGAGAGGGGTTTTCTGACCATTTACCTGTCACAGTTCAAGTCTCTCTAGATTAA